The sequence GTAGGTTGGAGGGGTAACCGTAAAGTTTGGAGGTTACCGTAGGTTGGAAGGGTGCCTGGTTACCTGTAGGTTGGAAGTTACCTTAGGTTGGAGGGTCCCTGGTAGTGCCCCGGCGGTGGCCCGGCTGGCAGGGGCGGCGGCATGCCTCCGGTTGGCGGCAGCTTCCCGGGAATCTCATTGTAATACTCAGGATCATCTCCCCAAGCTGACTCCCCCTCTTCAAAAATAGGATCTTCCAATCTATAACCAGGAGAGAGAATGCCAGTCATTAGAATAGATTGTCATCTAAAGAAATGGACACAATGGTATGTTGATGTGCAAATTTCCTGCAAAATTTCCATAGAACTTGTGTATGAACCTTTGCAGTTGTTAGGTTTCTTGCAGCATGAATGTGTGCTGGAAACATAATCCCCCACGTGGCCCACATTACTTTCCCTGGTCTGACTACAGCTTGGCTTGTTTAAACTGCTTGGATGGATGCACACAGTTCTGATACTGGTCAGAGACCAGCAGGGCAGTTTAAAACAACTAGAGCCTCACATTGGTGCACTGACCTGGAACTAAGCGTCAGTGTGACACATGAATAAACAACATCACGACTCACACAGGGCCCGTACTGCCGCAGTTACGATTCAGAACTTAAGCTGTGTGAGATACGGACTCAGACAGGACCAGTATACTGCCATAGCAGTTTAAGTGCCTTAAGTTAAAGTGCCTTAAGTCAGAGGGCCTGTAGTTAAAGTGCCTGTTGTTAAATTACCTGTAGTTAGAGTGCCTGTAGTTAAAGTGCCTGTAGTGAAAGTGCCTGTAGTGAAAGTCCCTGTAGTTAAAGTTCCTGTAGTTAAAGTGCCTGTAGTTGCCTGTAGTTAAAGTGCCTGTAGTTAAAGTGCCTGTAGTGAAAGTGCCTGTAGTTAAAGTGCATGAAGTTGCCTGTAGTTAAAGTGCCTGTAGTTAAAGTGCCTGTAGTTAAAGTACCTGTAGTTGCTTGTAGTTAAAGTACCTGTAGTTGCCTGTAGTTAAAGTGCCTGTAGTTAAAGTGCCTGTAGTTTAAGTGCCTGTAGTTTAAGTGCCTGTAGTTGCCTGTAGTTTAAGTGCCTGTAGTTAAAGTGCCTGTAGTTAAAGTGCTTGTAGTTAAAGTGCATGTAGTTGCCTGTAGTTAAAGTGCCTGTAGTTGCATGTAGTTAAAGTGCCTGTAGTTAAAGTGCCTGTAGTTGCCTGTAGTACCTGTCTGGAGCAGACACTGCCTTTGGAGGGTTTTTCAGGAAGTCCTTGAATCTGAGTTCGAAAGCCTGCCCGATGGTGGTGATGACGTCCTGTGCCAGGCCTCCGGGGCAGTGCAGGACGTGGCACGCtgcacacaacaaacaaacaaacaaacaaacaaatcaggaGGTTTGATATCCAGGTAAGAAcataactcaagcaactggactgTGTTAAGATACGGTTAGTGTTCAGCTAGTAGCCACCTTCCTATACACAGATACGGTTAGTAGTGTCCACTACGGTTAGTGTTCAGGTAGTGTCCACTACGGATAGTGTTCACTAGTAACCACAGTTTGCACTACGGTTAGTGTTCACTAGTATCCACAGTTTGCACTACGGTTAGCGTTCACTAGTAACCACAGTTTGCACTACGGTTAGTGTTCACTAGTAACCACAGTGTCCACTACGGTTAGTGTTCACTAGTAACCACAGTGTCCACTACGGTTAGTGTTCACTAGTTACCACAGTGTCCACTATGGTAAGTGTTCACTAGTAACCACAGTGTCCACTACGGTTAGTGTTCACTAGTAACCTTAGTGTCCACTACGGTTAGTGTTCACTAGTAACCACAGTGTCCACTACGGTTAGTGTTCACTAGTAACCACAGTGTCCACTAGTGTTCACTAGTAACCACAGTGTCTACTACGGTTAGTGTTCATTAGTAACCACAGTGTCCACTACGGTTAGTGTTCACTAGTAACCACAGTTTGCACTACGGTTAGTGTTCATTAGTAACCACAGTGTCCACTACGGTTAGTGTTCACTAGTAACCACAGTGTCCACTATGGTTAGTGTTCACTAG comes from Branchiostoma floridae strain S238N-H82 chromosome 2, Bfl_VNyyK, whole genome shotgun sequence and encodes:
- the LOC118409235 gene encoding SHC-transforming protein 1-like, coding for MCGRVWVTLAACHVLHCPGGLAQDVITTIGQAFELRFKDFLKNPPKAVSAPDRLEDPIFEEGESAWGDDPEYYNEIPGKLPPTGGMPPPLPAGPPPGHYQGPSNLRPVMVCTAQ